A genomic stretch from Candidatus Nitrotoga arctica includes:
- the cydB gene encoding cytochrome d ubiquinol oxidase subunit II: MTLDLPLIWAGIIAFAVLAYVILDGFDLGIGILFPFAKDEADRDQMMNSVAPVWDGNQTWLVLGGGGLFAVFPLAYAVIMPALYVPIIAILLSLVFRGVAFEYRWKTKRGQYLWDWAFASGSTLAAFAQGITLGALVQGIPVIGRAYAGGWWGWLTPFSLMTGVALVVGYALLGATWLIYKTEGDVQRAAYRFAWIAGPLTLALIGVVSLWTPFLNERFMMRWFSWPQLLYVAPVPILVALCALGLYWGLIKKRDLIPFLASLGLFILSFIGLCFSFYPYIVPPSVTIWYAAAPDNSLSFLLTGSAVLLPLILIYSGYSYWVFRGKVGAARTYH; encoded by the coding sequence ATGACACTTGATCTTCCCTTAATCTGGGCCGGCATCATTGCCTTCGCAGTCCTCGCCTATGTCATCCTCGACGGCTTTGACCTGGGTATCGGCATCCTGTTTCCTTTCGCCAAAGACGAAGCAGATCGTGATCAGATGATGAACTCAGTCGCGCCCGTGTGGGATGGCAACCAGACGTGGCTGGTGCTCGGTGGCGGCGGTTTGTTTGCGGTTTTTCCGCTTGCTTACGCGGTCATCATGCCGGCTCTCTACGTGCCTATCATTGCCATACTGCTCTCTTTGGTGTTTCGCGGTGTCGCCTTCGAGTACCGCTGGAAAACCAAACGCGGCCAGTATCTTTGGGACTGGGCATTTGCCAGCGGTTCGACCTTGGCGGCTTTTGCGCAAGGCATTACGCTGGGGGCGCTTGTTCAAGGCATCCCGGTCATTGGCCGGGCCTACGCGGGCGGATGGTGGGGTTGGTTAACGCCCTTTAGCCTCATGACAGGCGTGGCTCTTGTAGTGGGTTACGCCCTGTTGGGTGCAACATGGCTGATCTACAAAACCGAAGGTGATGTCCAGCGTGCGGCCTATCGCTTTGCCTGGATTGCCGGTCCGTTGACATTGGCGCTGATCGGTGTCGTTAGCCTGTGGACGCCGTTTCTCAATGAGCGTTTCATGATGCGATGGTTTTCATGGCCACAATTGCTCTACGTCGCCCCCGTTCCTATTCTTGTTGCCCTGTGCGCTCTGGGTCTGTATTGGGGCCTGATAAAGAAACGGGATTTAATACCGTTCCTAGCTTCGCTCGGGCTTTTCATACTCTCGTTCATCGGCCTGTGTTTCAGCTTTTATCCATATATAGTGCCACCATCGGTCACGATTTGGTATGCAGCCGCTCCCGACAACAGTCTTTCATTTCTTTTAACAGGATCCGCAGTTTTGCTTCCGTTAATTTTAATTTACTCCGGCTACTCTTATTGGGTATTCCGCGGCAAAGTAGGCGCCGCAAGGACTTATCATTGA
- a CDS encoding response regulator, producing the protein MNTKTILLVEDNSQDEMLTLRALRRANLANRIDVVRDGQQALDYLFREGEFTDREAFCLPTIVLLDISLPRLSGLEVLARLRADSRTELLPVVILTSSDEEHDRLKSYENRANSFVRKPVDFADFAETVVRLGVYWLATNEPPSGR; encoded by the coding sequence ATGAATACTAAAACCATCCTGCTGGTGGAAGATAATTCCCAGGACGAAATGCTTACCCTGCGCGCATTACGCCGCGCCAATCTGGCTAACCGCATAGACGTAGTACGGGATGGTCAGCAGGCGTTGGATTATCTATTTCGAGAAGGCGAATTTACCGACCGCGAAGCTTTCTGCCTCCCCACCATAGTTCTGCTCGATATTAGTCTGCCGCGTTTATCCGGCTTGGAAGTGCTGGCACGGTTGCGCGCAGACAGTCGCACCGAACTGCTACCGGTGGTCATCCTGACTTCCTCCGACGAAGAGCATGACCGTCTGAAGAGCTACGAAAACCGTGCCAACAGTTTTGTCAGGAAGCCGGTGGATTTCGCCGACTTTGCCGAGACCGTCGTGCGCTTGGGTGTCTACTGGCTGGCGACCAACGAACCGCCGTCAGGAAGATAA
- a CDS encoding sensor histidine kinase: protein MNARLTLAVLLPFVACAVQWLLWDILKPYVWFLFIPTVFLSAWVGGLLGGLAATVIGTLLAWYIFIPPAFSFPLDNPASLFSIVIFIFTGFLFSFFFDQLQRSKHRANEALSMAESANEKTFQLYQKLKEAQRLASVGNWAWDIQSDTHVWSEEIYRIYGRDPALPPAIYPEVQKYFTPESWATLSAAVEKGLAEGVPYECDAEVVRPPGCPRRWIAARGEAIRDADGNIVNLQGTVQDITERKLAEEEISRLNVDLEQRVAERTAELTAANRELDTFAYAVAHDLRAPLRAMSGFSQALREDYGGQLQGEALVFLDQINLASRKMNDLVDGLLTLSRSTRGGLQYDLVDISALSKRLLVELAQSDPERQVTVEVEAELQARGDARMIEVIMRNLLGNAWKYTAHVAEPSIRMYAEERDNARLFCVADNGAGFDMAHANRLFKPFQRLHRQDEFPGIGIGLATVQRIVNRHAGAIEARGEPGKGAIFCFTLSDTPADSAQDKKEI from the coding sequence ATGAACGCACGTCTGACTCTCGCCGTCTTGCTACCCTTCGTCGCTTGTGCCGTGCAATGGCTTCTTTGGGATATCCTCAAGCCTTACGTCTGGTTTCTCTTTATTCCCACAGTATTTCTCAGCGCCTGGGTCGGTGGTCTGCTCGGCGGTCTAGCTGCGACAGTCATTGGCACACTCCTGGCTTGGTATATCTTTATACCCCCTGCCTTTTCGTTTCCGCTGGACAATCCCGCATCTCTCTTTTCCATCGTAATTTTTATTTTTACTGGCTTTCTCTTCAGCTTCTTTTTCGATCAGCTGCAGCGCTCAAAGCACCGAGCCAACGAGGCCTTATCTATGGCCGAGTCAGCCAACGAAAAGACCTTCCAGCTTTACCAGAAGCTGAAAGAAGCGCAACGACTGGCCAGCGTTGGTAACTGGGCCTGGGATATCCAGAGCGATACGCATGTCTGGTCGGAGGAGATTTATCGCATCTACGGTCGCGACCCGGCCTTGCCTCCGGCCATTTACCCGGAGGTTCAGAAGTACTTCACCCCAGAAAGTTGGGCAACTCTTTCCGCCGCCGTGGAGAAGGGCCTGGCGGAAGGCGTTCCCTACGAATGTGATGCGGAGGTGGTGCGCCCCCCTGGCTGCCCCCGCCGCTGGATTGCTGCTCGTGGCGAAGCAATCCGCGATGCCGATGGAAACATCGTGAACTTGCAGGGCACGGTGCAGGACATTACCGAGCGCAAACTGGCTGAAGAAGAAATCTCTCGTCTCAACGTCGACCTGGAACAGCGCGTGGCCGAACGCACCGCCGAACTGACCGCTGCCAATCGCGAATTAGATACCTTTGCTTATGCTGTCGCGCACGATCTACGCGCGCCGCTGCGGGCTATGAGTGGTTTCAGCCAGGCCTTACGAGAGGATTACGGCGGCCAGTTACAGGGCGAAGCACTGGTTTTCCTGGATCAGATCAACCTCGCCAGCCGCAAGATGAACGACTTGGTCGACGGTCTGCTCACCCTTTCGCGCAGTACGCGCGGCGGATTACAATATGATTTGGTGGACATCTCCGCCCTGTCAAAACGCTTGCTGGTCGAACTGGCGCAAAGCGACCCCGAACGGCAGGTGACGGTGGAGGTGGAAGCCGAACTTCAGGCGCGCGGTGATGCGCGTATGATCGAAGTGATAATGCGTAACTTACTGGGCAATGCTTGGAAATACACAGCACACGTCGCGGAGCCGAGTATCCGCATGTACGCCGAAGAACGGGATAATGCACGCCTCTTCTGCGTTGCCGACAATGGTGCCGGTTTCGACATGGCTCACGCCAACCGCTTATTCAAGCCCTTTCAGCGCCTGCATCGTCAGGACGAGTTTCCCGGTATCGGTATCGGCTTGGCTACCGTACAGCGTATTGTGAACCGCCATGCTGGAGCTATTGAGGCACGAGGAGAGCCGGGCAAGGGCGCGATATTTTGTTTTACGTTGTCAGACACGCCCGCGGATTCGGCACAAGATAAAAAGGAGATTTAA
- a CDS encoding putative bifunctional diguanylate cyclase/phosphodiesterase has protein sequence MIDSPLKVLIIEDVPADFLLLERNLRKNGVAAEWRRIGNDAELKDALQTTWDVVLTDFHVPGMDFRTTLLCIQAHDPDLPVIMVSGSVGEETAVELLRLGIVDFILKDHLARLPSAIRRALVEANERRARQAAEIALHKLAQAVEQSPEGIAITDLDANIEYVNESYLRITGYSREEVIGQNPSMLHSDKTPKSTYDALWKSMAEGRIWQGEFYNKRKDGSEFIAHTIISPIRQPNGCITHYVEIKEDITEKKLAEAEIHRLAYYDTLTGLPNRALLLERMAQTLAMNRRVGHHSALISFNIDRFKTVNDAGGQTLGDTLLKAVGERLTHNLREGDVVARIAGDEFGILLSDLALQQHSAVHLALHVSEKIHASLHEPFRLGDECITITVCLGIALFPESNEDSPLDILRRANTALHHSKTKGSGQTAFFEGSLDEIAKQRFNIERELRQAITSGELRVFLQTQVDATGKTVGAEALVRWQHPQRGLIPPSAFIPIAEESNLIIEIGIWVFTEVCRLVAREDMVACPMRIAINISPRHFRQSNFVDQIKHGLASTGADPTHLTLEVTEGVVIDNINDVIAKMSELSSMGIHFSMDDFGTGYSSLSYLKRLPIHEIKIDKTFVQDMTTNANDASLVEIILSVAQHMHLRVVAEGVETAEQAAFLNQRGLVIHQGYLFGKPEPAEIWMARIKE, from the coding sequence ATGATAGACAGTCCACTGAAAGTCCTTATCATTGAGGACGTTCCCGCCGATTTCCTGTTGCTTGAGCGCAACCTGCGCAAAAATGGGGTCGCGGCCGAGTGGCGGCGTATCGGAAACGACGCGGAACTGAAAGACGCGCTGCAAACCACATGGGATGTGGTGCTCACAGACTTCCATGTGCCAGGCATGGATTTCCGCACGACCTTGTTATGTATCCAAGCGCATGATCCCGATCTGCCGGTGATTATGGTGTCTGGCAGCGTCGGCGAGGAAACAGCGGTCGAGTTGCTGCGCCTGGGCATAGTAGACTTCATCCTCAAGGATCATTTGGCTCGTCTACCTAGCGCCATCCGACGGGCTCTCGTCGAAGCCAATGAACGCCGAGCCCGCCAAGCTGCCGAAATTGCGTTGCACAAGCTTGCTCAGGCTGTAGAACAAAGTCCGGAGGGTATAGCCATCACCGACCTTGATGCCAATATCGAATATGTGAATGAGTCTTACTTGCGCATCACTGGTTATAGTCGCGAAGAGGTTATCGGTCAAAATCCAAGCATGCTGCATTCAGACAAGACCCCAAAGAGCACTTACGATGCGTTATGGAAGAGCATGGCTGAGGGCAGAATATGGCAGGGAGAGTTCTACAATAAACGCAAGGACGGCAGCGAGTTTATCGCGCACACCATTATCAGCCCTATCCGCCAGCCCAATGGGTGTATTACGCATTACGTCGAGATTAAAGAAGACATTACAGAAAAAAAACTTGCTGAGGCTGAAATTCACCGTCTGGCCTATTATGATACGCTTACCGGTCTGCCCAATCGCGCTCTGCTGTTAGAACGCATGGCACAAACACTGGCTATGAACCGTCGAGTTGGCCATCACAGCGCGCTAATATCGTTCAACATCGATCGTTTCAAAACCGTAAACGATGCGGGTGGTCAGACGCTGGGCGATACGCTACTCAAGGCCGTGGGCGAACGGCTGACTCACAATCTACGGGAAGGAGATGTCGTAGCACGCATCGCAGGAGACGAGTTTGGAATCTTGCTGAGCGACCTCGCACTCCAGCAACACTCTGCCGTACATCTCGCCCTGCATGTATCTGAAAAAATACATGCCAGCCTGCACGAACCCTTCCGCCTCGGTGATGAATGCATCACTATCACTGTCTGCCTCGGCATCGCGCTTTTTCCGGAAAGCAATGAAGATTCGCCGCTGGACATCTTGCGCCGCGCTAATACTGCCCTTCACCACTCAAAGACAAAAGGAAGTGGACAGACCGCGTTTTTTGAAGGTAGCCTGGATGAAATCGCAAAACAACGCTTCAATATCGAGCGCGAATTGCGTCAGGCCATCACGTCCGGCGAGTTGCGCGTGTTTTTGCAAACGCAAGTGGATGCAACAGGTAAGACCGTCGGCGCGGAAGCACTGGTGCGCTGGCAACATCCGCAGCGAGGGCTGATACCGCCGAGCGCATTCATTCCTATTGCAGAGGAATCAAATCTCATTATTGAGATAGGCATATGGGTATTCACCGAAGTATGCCGCTTGGTGGCGCGTGAGGACATGGTGGCCTGCCCGATGCGGATCGCGATCAATATTAGTCCGCGTCATTTCCGCCAATCTAATTTTGTCGATCAGATTAAACATGGCCTCGCCAGCACTGGGGCAGATCCGACGCACCTCACCCTGGAAGTAACGGAGGGGGTGGTGATCGACAACATCAATGATGTGATTGCCAAAATGAGCGAGTTGAGCTCGATGGGAATTCACTTCTCCATGGATGACTTTGGCACCGGTTATTCCTCTCTATCGTACCTCAAGCGCTTGCCCATCCACGAAATTAAGATCGACAAGACTTTCGTGCAAGACATGACAACCAACGCGAACGACGCGTCACTAGTGGAAATCATCCTGTCCGTGGCCCAACATATGCACCTCAGGGTAGTGGCGGAAGGAGTGGAGACAGCTGAGCAGGCCGCGTTTCTCAATCAGCGTGGGCTGGTTATTCATCAAGGCTATCTGTTTGGCAAACCGGAGCCAGCTGAGATTTGGATGGCGAGAATTAAAGAATAA